One genomic segment of Methanocorpusculum sp. includes these proteins:
- the hisH gene encoding imidazole glycerol phosphate synthase subunit HisH, with amino-acid sequence MGTSEIAVLDYGLGNLRSVVRGLEAAGARPKITNDPEIIQSADGLLLPGVGAFAEGMNKLTPLIDLVKEEAAKKPLLGICLGMQMLLEESEEHGFHKGLGFVPGTVRLFPKQPGMKIPQMGWNTISSSGHPLFEGIPDGTYVYFVHSYYADTTPDFTIATTDYVVSYASAVCAGNVMGVQFHPEKSGDAGIRILKNYVQMTE; translated from the coding sequence ATGGGCACTTCTGAAATCGCAGTTCTGGATTATGGATTAGGAAATCTCCGAAGTGTGGTCCGCGGTCTCGAAGCCGCAGGTGCCCGCCCGAAAATCACGAACGATCCTGAGATCATCCAATCGGCAGATGGGCTTCTCCTTCCTGGCGTGGGGGCCTTTGCCGAAGGAATGAACAAACTCACGCCCCTGATCGATCTTGTGAAAGAAGAGGCGGCAAAGAAACCTCTTCTGGGAATATGTCTCGGCATGCAGATGCTTTTGGAGGAAAGTGAAGAGCACGGTTTCCACAAAGGGCTTGGTTTTGTGCCCGGAACGGTCCGTCTGTTTCCAAAACAACCCGGCATGAAGATCCCTCAGATGGGGTGGAACACTATCTCTTCCTCAGGTCATCCGCTGTTTGAAGGAATACCTGATGGGACGTATGTCTATTTTGTTCACTCGTATTATGCTGATACAACTCCCGACTTTACGATTGCGACGACCGATTATGTCGTATCATACGCATCAGCCGTTTGTGCGGGCAATGTTATGGGTGTTCAGTTCCATCCGGAAAAAAGCGGGGAC
- a CDS encoding phosphoadenosine phosphosulfate reductase family protein: MKNSPFLAPVPFYWCDKCHTPVMGRLCTCGENTRPVSVTPPGDVRPAFDRDRNLVNRLFEEQFGVPLIPDGFLAILNKVPDEDRMEEIIIGGAVICAIRYIPAESRWEVLPREAAASLVVPTKRFIRVTDDAAGYIKDGSSVLIPGVTFISPDIAVGDSVFVIAESGECVAVGRAKMSYQETVGATRGQLVRTRRTQKPVVDVAPSTWEDAIAANKNILDLYERKSIEFINDVIAKNPGLQATVSYSGGKDSLVMLLITLKAGLRLPLIFADTGLEFPETIENVHQVSELFGLPLIQESGDSGFWDAFEKLGPPAVDYRWCCNACKLTPVKTLIENEWGEAISFIGQRKFESAKRMQSPRVWRNRNVPCQLSAAPIQHWTAMHDWLYLFREKAPYNPLYELGLDRIGCFMCPSSDIACMKDIEARYPEMWADWERKLKAWGDANGKSQEWASKGLWRIRETNEEDGDIDGHF, translated from the coding sequence ATGAAAAACTCCCCATTCCTTGCCCCCGTGCCGTTTTACTGGTGTGACAAATGTCACACTCCGGTCATGGGAAGACTCTGCACATGCGGAGAAAATACCCGCCCTGTCTCGGTCACTCCGCCGGGCGATGTACGCCCTGCTTTTGATCGTGACCGGAATCTCGTGAACCGCCTGTTCGAAGAGCAGTTCGGGGTTCCGCTGATCCCTGATGGATTTCTAGCAATTCTGAATAAAGTCCCTGACGAGGACCGGATGGAAGAGATCATCATCGGTGGAGCGGTAATCTGTGCAATCAGATATATTCCGGCTGAGTCACGATGGGAAGTCCTCCCAAGGGAAGCGGCGGCATCACTGGTCGTGCCAACCAAGCGTTTTATCAGAGTCACTGATGACGCAGCTGGGTATATCAAGGACGGAAGCAGTGTTCTGATACCCGGCGTTACCTTTATATCTCCCGATATCGCCGTAGGAGATAGTGTTTTCGTCATTGCCGAGTCAGGTGAATGCGTGGCAGTTGGCAGAGCAAAGATGTCCTATCAGGAAACTGTTGGTGCGACCCGCGGTCAGCTTGTTCGGACCCGCCGGACCCAGAAACCAGTGGTGGACGTTGCTCCTTCGACTTGGGAGGATGCAATTGCCGCAAATAAAAACATCCTCGATCTCTATGAAAGAAAATCGATCGAGTTCATAAATGATGTCATCGCCAAAAATCCCGGTCTCCAGGCGACCGTTTCTTACTCGGGCGGAAAAGACAGTCTGGTAATGCTTCTCATCACTCTCAAGGCAGGGCTCAGACTTCCGTTGATCTTTGCGGATACCGGACTTGAGTTCCCGGAAACGATCGAAAATGTCCATCAGGTCTCTGAACTATTTGGACTTCCGCTTATTCAGGAGTCGGGGGATTCGGGATTCTGGGACGCATTCGAGAAGCTGGGCCCACCTGCGGTGGATTATAGGTGGTGCTGCAACGCATGCAAACTTACTCCGGTCAAGACGTTGATCGAAAATGAGTGGGGCGAGGCTATTTCATTTATTGGTCAACGGAAGTTTGAATCCGCAAAACGTATGCAGAGTCCAAGGGTCTGGAGAAACAGGAATGTTCCCTGCCAGCTTTCTGCTGCCCCGATCCAGCATTGGACTGCTATGCACGACTGGCTGTATCTTTTCCGGGAAAAAGCACCCTACAATCCACTCTACGAACTTGGTCTGGATCGAATCGGTTGTTTCATGTGCCCGTCGTCCGACATAGCCTGCATGAAGGATATTGAGGCACGCTATCCGGAGATGTGGGCTGACTGGGAACGGAAATTGAAAGCATGGGGGGATGCAAACGGAAAATCACAGGAATGGGCGTCGAAAGGTTTATGGAGGATCCGTGAAACAAATGAAGAAGATGGTGACATAGATGGGCACTTCTGA
- a CDS encoding DUF2284 domain-containing protein, translated as MKQEKKQEKQDNLSELVRFIVEKGGDATMIPAKDIVTAEWVRQKCFYGCNGFGRRFSCPPYTPTPAETRKVLKEYKIAILIKFLGDVGETTPERLVSREMTSYVQGVMFDLEKMAFSAGFYKAFAYTGHQCGLCTHCTAKDDGAELTDCLNRRKMRPSMEAAGIDVYATCASVGWDLEILSCTKVDGGSVLDSPMTTVMLLLIE; from the coding sequence ATGAAGCAGGAGAAGAAACAGGAAAAGCAGGATAACCTATCAGAGCTTGTCAGATTCATCGTCGAAAAAGGCGGGGATGCGACCATGATCCCTGCAAAAGATATCGTCACCGCCGAATGGGTTCGACAAAAGTGTTTCTACGGCTGCAATGGATTTGGCCGCCGGTTTTCCTGCCCTCCGTATACACCAACTCCTGCAGAGACCCGGAAAGTCCTCAAAGAATACAAAATTGCCATCCTCATAAAATTTTTAGGCGATGTCGGCGAAACCACGCCGGAGAGGTTAGTTTCCCGTGAGATGACCTCCTATGTCCAGGGGGTCATGTTTGATCTTGAGAAGATGGCATTCTCCGCAGGTTTTTACAAGGCATTTGCCTATACGGGTCATCAGTGCGGATTATGCACGCACTGTACTGCAAAAGATGACGGTGCAGAGCTCACTGACTGCCTGAACAGAAGAAAGATGCGCCCAAGTATGGAAGCTGCAGGGATCGATGTGTATGCCACCTGCGCATCCGTCGGCTGGGATCTAGAGATCCTCTCCTGCACGAAGGTTGACGGCGGATCCGTTCTGGATTCTCCGATGACGACCGTCATGCTCCTTTTAATAGAGTGA
- a CDS encoding adenylyltransferase/cytidyltransferase family protein has protein sequence MKKIVATGTFDILHPGHIYYLEESKKLGDELWVIVAREKNVVHKPLPIVSEDQRLKMIQSLRCVDHAVLGDHTDMYKPIREIDPAVITIGFNQKWSEDKLKTDMNERGICADVVRISEYTGMPFTSSTKIIEEAVRRRTQ, from the coding sequence ATGAAAAAAATAGTTGCCACCGGGACCTTTGATATCCTCCATCCCGGACATATATACTATCTTGAAGAATCGAAAAAACTTGGTGACGAGTTATGGGTCATCGTTGCGCGGGAAAAGAATGTCGTTCACAAACCCCTGCCGATCGTTTCTGAAGATCAGCGGCTCAAAATGATCCAGAGTCTCCGATGCGTGGATCACGCAGTTTTGGGGGACCATACTGATATGTATAAACCGATTCGGGAGATTGATCCAGCAGTTATCACTATAGGATTCAATCAGAAATGGTCTGAGGATAAGCTCAAAACTGATATGAACGAACGCGGTATCTGTGCGGATGTCGTCCGCATTTCTGAGTACACCGGGATGCCGTTCACCTCCTCGACAAAGATCATCGAGGAAGCTGTTAGGAGACGGACGCAATGA
- a CDS encoding Mov34/MPN/PAD-1 family protein — protein sequence MLARAIDQEVLELLLEMGKSSFPDEYIVMLGMEKGVIDVTYPIPGTTVSQDSANIFMDMIPLGMHIAGTAHSHPNGCLSPSDADLTTFAQSGQCHIIVGAPFDENSWRCYGRDGKQKTLEVIP from the coding sequence ATGTTAGCCCGTGCCATAGATCAGGAAGTACTTGAACTCCTTCTGGAGATGGGTAAATCCAGTTTTCCTGATGAATATATTGTCATGCTGGGCATGGAAAAGGGCGTCATCGACGTGACCTATCCAATCCCCGGGACTACTGTCTCACAGGATAGTGCAAACATTTTCATGGACATGATCCCTCTGGGCATGCATATCGCAGGGACCGCACACAGTCATCCGAATGGCTGTTTATCTCCTTCCGACGCGGATCTGACCACATTTGCACAGAGCGGTCAGTGTCATATCATCGTCGGGGCGCCCTTCGATGAAAATTCATGGAGATGTTACGGCAGGGACGGGAAGCAGAAAACTCTGGAAGTTATACCATGA